The Gemmatimonadota bacterium genome segment GGGTACTTCTGTTCGTCAATCTCAACGCTGTCCCGGTACAAGAGGCCCGAGATGACGGCGATCCCGTAGGTCACCCAGCCGTCGCACGCAGGAGAAGCCGGCCCGCCATTGCCCCCCAGGATGAGCTGGTTGACGTAGGCGGCACCGTTGCGCCGCGTGTCCGTACCCGAGATGACTGCATAGCCCGCGTTTTGGGCAACCCCGCCTTCCGCAGTGCCCCAGCCATCACCGAGTTCGGCAAAGGCCGACTGGGTGATGCCCACCAGCCGGTTGGCCGGATTCGTGGTTGCGAGCGAACAAGAATGCGGAAAGCGCGGAATACCGACCACACACCCTTCGCGGAGCTTGACGTGTATACGCCGGAAGCTGCCGGCATTGTGGGGGACGTCAGGGTCCAGCGTGCTAAAGATACCCTGCATGACGCTCGATATCGAACAGGCCTCCGACGAGTTCGCCCCGCCGGCAACGTTGTCCGGGTTGTCGCGGAGATCGACTTCAATCCGACCATCCTGCGTATCGATGGCAATTTCGACCTTGAGCGGCAGGCCATCGGGCAGACCCGGAAACGGGTCGTGCCGACCAGTCCCGATCACGCCGCCACTTGGCAGCTGCCGGATGGCGTGTATCATACGCCGTTCCGAATAATCCAACCACTCGTGAACGAACGTCCTGATCGTCTCGGAGCCATACTTTGCGACAAGGTCCCGAATCTTACGCTCCCCAACCCGGGCCGCGCCTAACATCGCCAGATAGTCACCATACCACTGCTCGGGAACACGGATGCGCCGGCGACACAAGCGGATAATATCGTCGACATTGGCGTAGGCGCGTTGAACGCGGACGCAGGGGAAGAGCAACGCCCCCTCTTCATAGACGTCGCGCGCCGCCGGCATATATGAGGTGGGCAAGGCATTGCCGATATCGGACAGGTGGGCCTTGGCAACCGCCGTGAACAGATGCTGCCCCTCGCAGAAAACGGGCACGAGGATGGTGTGATCTGCGGGATGGGAATTCCCTAAGTAGGGATCGTTATGCAAAAAGGCATCGCC includes the following:
- a CDS encoding hydantoinase B/oxoprolinase family protein, encoding MAAQTPSREGQKTTLDPTLLAVLANRFEAIVREMTQTLLRAGRSAAISIARDFSCSITTSVTGQHALLAAAEGLPAHIYGSHLQAQAMGELHPDLAEGDAFLHNDPYLGNSHPADHTILVPVFCEGQHLFTAVAKAHLSDIGNALPTSYMPAARDVYEEGALLFPCVRVQRAYANVDDIIRLCRRRIRVPEQWYGDYLAMLGAARVGERKIRDLVAKYGSETIRTFVHEWLDYSERRMIHAIRQLPSGGVIGTGRHDPFPGLPDGLPLKVEIAIDTQDGRIEVDLRDNPDNVAGGANSSEACSISSVMQGIFSTLDPDVPHNAGSFRRIHVKLREGCVVGIPRFPHSCSLATTNPANRLVGITQSAFAELGDGWGTAEGGVAQNAGYAVISGTDTRRNGAAYVNQLILGGNGGPASPACDGWVTYGIAVISGLLYRDSVEIDEQKYP